CTCACGTATCTCAGCCTTGATCACCGCAGGAAAAGTGTTCCTGTCTCTGACTCGCTCAAGCAGGCGGCGACCCGTCCTCCGTAGCTTGCGGAGGGGGAAGAAGAGCCGAAAAGAAAAATAAAAACTTTCGGAGAGCAGAAAAACTGTGCGCTTGACAGATTTAAGCCATATCAACGACCCAAGCTCAGCGACCCGGCCCACGGGACGCGTGGATTGCAAACCCTAGCGCCATGCCGGGTTCGCTGCAGCGCATGGTTGAACCCAGCCGCTGCGCGGCGGACCGGGTGGCTGTTCGACGGGCGTTGCGAGTTCATGTCACCGGGTGGTTCTGATGTTTTTTGATTTGGCGGCGAGCGTGCTTCCGCATCCACGGGCACACTCGCCGCCCTATGACTAAAACTACGTGTCCCTCCATCGCAAAATTCGCGGACTTTGTCCAACTCAAAGATTATCGCCCGCCCACCAAGGACGAGTACGTCCGTTACGAGGAGGTGCGCATCGCCCCGCCGCAAACGTTGCCGCTGGTGTTGGCGCGCGAGCAGGTGGCGGCGTTGCTGGGCGCGGTGCAGCAAGCGCGCTATCGCACGGCCCTGACCTTGATCTATGGCACCGGGTTGCGCGTGGGCGAAGCGGTGCGCATTGAACTGCGCGATCTGCGCGACACGCACACCGAACATCCGCGCTTGCACGTGCGTTGCGGCAAGGGCGGCAAGGATCGCTACGTGCCGCTGGCCCCGGCGCTGGTGGTCCAACTGCGCGCGTGGTGGAAAACGCATCAGCATCCGGTCTTCCTCTTTCCGGGGCCGAGCAGCGGGTGGCGCGAACGGGCGCAACCGGCCGACGCCGCCCAACGCACCGAGCGGCACCTGAGTGTGAGCGCGGTGCAGAACACGTTTCGGCTGGCGCGGGCGGCGAGCGGAGTGCCGGCCGCGGCGACGGTGCATACGTTGCGGCACTGTTACGCGACGCATCTGCTGGAGGAGGGCGTGTCGCTGCGGTTGATCTCGCAATATCTGGGGCACGCGTCGCTGGAGACGACGTTGATCTACACGCACCTGACGCCCTTGAACGAGGCGCGCAC
Above is a window of Verrucomicrobiota bacterium DNA encoding:
- a CDS encoding tyrosine-type recombinase/integrase, with the translated sequence MTKTTCPSIAKFADFVQLKDYRPPTKDEYVRYEEVRIAPPQTLPLVLAREQVAALLGAVQQARYRTALTLIYGTGLRVGEAVRIELRDLRDTHTEHPRLHVRCGKGGKDRYVPLAPALVVQLRAWWKTHQHPVFLFPGPSSGWRERAQPADAAQRTERHLSVSAVQNTFRLARAASGVPAAATVHTLRHCYATHLLEEGVSLRLISQYLGHASLETTLIYTHLTPLNEARTRAALEVLHRAVRGTVE